The following is a genomic window from Rhododendron vialii isolate Sample 1 chromosome 9a, ASM3025357v1.
GTTCTTTGTCCGACTGCCAACAATCATTCATAAGTATCAGACTACCAACATTCATCCATAAGTATCAGACTGCCAACATTCATCCATAAGTACCAAAATACGTACAACTACAATTTGTCAAATATTAAGATCCAAAGTCCAATCACCATTCTAAAACAAAATAGCAGCACAAAGTCCAAGATAcatttgacaaataaaaatgCCTAATCCACATCGATGACCTCCTTTGTTGCAACGTCATTGCCAATGATCTCCTTGAACTTTTGAATGGCCTTGACATATGGTACATCCCAATTTTTTGCTATAGAGTCGCGATAGATTGTCCAATTGCAAGCTATTGGCGGCATGGGGGAACCCTTTTTAAGGAACACCTGCAATAgtaggttttaaaaaaatttaattttaattagaCTTTAAGAGGTTCATGATGTACAAATGAGAGGGTATGTATAACAATTACATTAACTTGGATTTCAAGAGCAACATTCGTTATATAGAAATGTGTAAATAATAAACTAATAACTTGAGTACCTGTACAAAATGTCCCCCATCGACGAATCCAATAGCAATAACCTTTCGCTTCATGGAGGGTAAGGGTTTAGATCGAAGGGGAAGGAACGTAAGGCATTGTAGTTTTGATAAGTGGATGAGGACACAGTTATAAGTAGAGGCTATGAGATGACCCATGTCCGGCATTGTCATCCACTTAGCCTGTGGTGCAGGACTTTCATGCCAATTTAAAATGCAATGTAATTCCCAAGCCCTCCCGCTCCTCAATGCCACTCTTTCGTACAGGTCAAAATTTGCATCCAACTCTCTTAGCAAATCAATTCTTACCTGTTTCCACTCATGCTCATTGCAATCTTCATTGATGAAGGCCGATATTGCCCGGAACCCACAATTCCCATCAGATTCAACATCCTTAACCGATTCGATGTAAGGTCTTATTGGTTTCGGAAATTGATCGATGAAGTGGCATGTTGAAACTTGTGCTGTAACTTTTTCTTTGGCTTTCGGATTGCGCCGTGGTTTCTCTTTGACTGCCTTGGGGGTTTCAAGGGAGGGTTGAAGGGAGGCCAAAACGTGCTCAAACTCCGAAGGATTCCTACGTGTCGAATTTTTTACTTTAGTTGCATTTTTCACTTTggctgcatttttttcttttgttgacatgCGACCGCGTGACTTTGCCTTCTCTTGGGGTTCAACAAGGGTAGTGCAATCCGGATTGATAGCCTCATCGAACTTTTTGAACATATGGCGCTGGACATCAGGCTTTTCACTAACAAATCTATCGTAGAAAATCTAAAACTTAGCCTTCATTGTCTCCCCCAACGAAGCATCATTCTGGGCTGGAACCAAAGACAGCCTCTTCCAATGGTCGTGTATTAACTGAAGCGGTAGGGGGATATTTTTCGTCTTGTAAGGAGCAATCTCATGAGCGCAAGGTAAACTGTGGGTGTACCTCAAAGCACACTCGCACACATGGTTCGATTCCACAATCCATTCCACTTGACGGGACGCGGCCAGAACATGTGTCATGCCATTCTTCGAAACAACTCCCCTCAATATCTCAAATAGAGGACTGCTAAATTCATGTGGGATAGAAGTAAGACTCTTCTCCAAAGAAGCTTTGACTTCAGTTTCTTGTAACAAAATAAGTCGGTGCATTTTCTCCCATATATTGTCAAAGTTACATTGGGAGTGCTCTAGCTGATATTTTAGCGCAGCATGTGCACTCTCCGCCctacgaaaaaataaatatatccaGACGTTAGCCATATCAAATAACATATATGGATTTTACTTGAAATGCAAAAAGAAAGTGCTTAAATTGCGAATAAAACATTTACCTATTACTTGTTAGGTTACCAAAATGCATGACTTTATCCGTCCAAGCTCCAACAAACCTCTCTTTATAAGGTATTAACCAATTTTTCTCCACATAATCAAGTGCTGCAGGAAACATTTGAAAATCACGCTTCAAAGCACGAAGGCGCTCCTCATACTGTGTAACACTCGCTGAAAGGACAACTAGGCCCCAGCTACAACTAAACTCCTCCCACGTCTTGTCATCAAACATCTTTCTACACTTAGCTAAGACGTTCTTTGAGATATGAAACCTACATAGAAGATTGGTAGCATGAGGGAAAACACTTCTGATGGCATTCATAAGCGCCAACTCCCTATCCGTAACGATAACAACCGGAAGCGCATCAGCATCCATCATTCCCTTTAACTTCTCCAACACCCAAGTGTAGTTTTCCTCCTTTTCACACTCAATGAAAGCAAAGGCTA
Proteins encoded in this region:
- the LOC131301882 gene encoding uncharacterized protein LOC131301882 codes for the protein MFKKFDEAINPDCTTLVEPQEKAKSRGRMSTKEKNAAKVKNATKVKNSTRRNPSEFEHVLASLQPSLETPKAVKEKPRRNPKAKEKVTAQVSTCHFIDQFPKPIRPYIESVKDVESDGNCGFRAISAFINEDCNEHEWKQVRIDLLRELDANFDLYERVALRSGRAWELHCILNWHESPAPQAKWMTMPDMGHLIASTYNCVLIHLSKLQCLTFLPLRSKPLPSMKRKVIAIGFVDGGHFVQVFLKKGSPMPPIACNWTIYRDSIAKNWDVPYVKAIQKFKEIIGNDVATKEVIDVD